In Cydia fagiglandana chromosome 16, ilCydFagi1.1, whole genome shotgun sequence, the following are encoded in one genomic region:
- the LOC134671849 gene encoding cuticle protein 7-like — translation MNSYIVVSCLLAFAAIVSANPPATLSYLPVATVENIPNPSYGFNYAVNDPATGDNKAQWETRNGDVVQGAYSLVEPDGNVRIVEYTADSLRGFNAVVKRTGPNVHSVGLAAAPVIAPVAPIAAAPIPIAHAPIAAIDPEPIIHSPIITPVIDTAPIIAPYDVYPILPSLEPWVQLSGATYGHKGNIVRRWTAGPISLAGQKLTIRTKH, via the exons ATGAACTCATATATTGTG GTATCCTGCCTTTTGGCATTCGCTGCCATCGTCTCAGCAAACCCCCCGGCGACACTCTCATACCTCCCCGTAGCGACCGTCGAGAATATC CCGAACCCAAGCTACGGGTTCAACTACGCCGTGAACGACCCGGCCACGGGCGACAACAAGGCGCAGTGGGAGACGCGCAACGGCGACGTCGTCCAGGGCGCCTACTCGCTCGTGGAGCCCGACGGGAACGTCCGAATCGTCGAGTACACTGCCGATTCGCTGCGTGGCTTCAACGCCGTTGTAAAGAGGACCGGCCCTAATGTGCACTCTGTAGGGTTGGCGGCCGCGCCGGTTATTGCACCGGTTGCTCCCATTGCTGCCGCCCCGATCCCGATAGCGCACGCTCCCATCGCAGCCATCGATCCCGAACCTATCATCCACAGCCCGATCATCACCCCGGTAATCGACACCGCGCCCATCATCGCCCCTTACGACGTATACCCGATCCTCCCCTCACTAGAGCCCTGGGTGCAGCTCTCGGGCGCCACCTACGGCCACAAAGGCAACATAGTCCGCCGATGGACCGCCGGGCCCATCTCTCTCGCCGGCCAAAAGCTGACCATTCGAACCAAGCACTGA